The genomic stretch taggaggatgtgtctttgagccttgaactttggtatgagtgcaaaaatctcaaaataaCATGCTTGAGGTGTCACATTTAACAACTTAAAACACATACCCATACATGCtcattaataaagatacataacacatatcaaTGGGGAGAATTCATAATCCAATGGTCAttcaaaaccaaatcaacttTAAAACAATACACTGGGATCATAAACTCATAAACTTCATATAATAGCATCTTTGTCAACGTAAACAAAACAACTAAACAACTTCAACATAAGCAAAATATAATCCAACTTAAACATGACAATAGAAAACAAGACAATCatcaatccccccgagtgctacgtgtaatacggtgggagaactgactttaaagaaatgttgtggatagcaagagtcaccaccgacttttattttatccaatcggaaaggcaaaaagaacaggaaagtcCTTTGAAAGATTGTGAGTTAGGGGGTAGGTgatacaaagggaatgtgtaagaaccccttgtatccatggttatccatgggctcttaattgcttagctcacttgtttatttgaaatgtttgaaaggtgtcgtgtgtgtttagaaaaacggtttgaaaaaaggactttaactttgtaaataaagtgtagcctttgaaattgttttgaaataggaggtgtgaaaagcattttgcaTTTGTTTGAAttaagcaagcaattaagaactacctaccctaagtttaaagtctttcttgttctttaaatcTTTAAGGGAAAAAGACTATTCACACCATTAGTTAgcgggaagtcctttcattggatgtaagggacatcgagggtcatcgtattGTCataagggctatccataccataaagacgGTATGAAGTCCTATGCGtaggatgtgaatagtcataaaaggcaacaagtaaggataccttagatatctaagggactatcatcatttatcgaaggcaacatcgagggacaagatcatttttaatcgtaggcaactcaaagggactatgatctttataccGAAGGGaatatgatgattttgaatcgtaggcatcatgtgctaaggtatccctacgctcgaagggaatTAACTATTTATTCGACAGGCATCAGAAGAGGAGTtgccctaaaggtgtgtgggtgcaacaatcacgtgagtGATTTATATTAATTCTGAAAATTAGGGTTATGCTAAGTTTCTTttagtctttccatacaatcctattcaATTTCTAACCGTTAATATTGCAGGAaataaaaagcagaaaataaacttatgctattacaaggcttcggagAGGGGGAATTACAAAACTATAAACCAGGAAAAAGtcagaaaataaaggcagaaatataaaacctacaactattacatggcttttcGGCAGTTACATGATAGAGGAAGAAACGAGTGCGAAAATTAGAAAGCCTACAACTATTTCAAGGCTTTGGGGAAGTTACAACAAAAATTAGAAAgtctaattactattacaacctcgaAGAAGATACATAATCAAAAATAATTAAGCACGCGGGGAAAAATCTAAAGATCGGTGAAAAATATAATGAAATCAGGATTTGATAAAATAGGGTTATAAGGCAAAAAGAACTTTTAAGGGAAATCTAATGGGTAAAAAACCTAGGCTCAAGGTTAATAGACAATACCTAGCTAACCTACGTTTCTATGGGTTATCTATGTTTTTTTGTAGTTTAAGGCTAAACCTAATTGTAAACCTAAAATTAGAATCTACccctatttaaattaaaaaactaattctAATTATTCAACCTAAAAAAATTAgcctaatcctgattaaatttaccctaattatttaacctatttttacctaatttaattaattaaccctaatttaaattaattatcctaAATGAATGTAACctaaataaaaagttaaataacACAAAGGACTAAATAAAATGTAACTAATTAAATAACGCAAAAGTAACATCAAATTAAACCATTAAAATTGAATAACTAAAAAAAACgctaaattaaaaattgaaaggaAATGTATGCGATGTAATCACGGGAGGTATATGAATTAACCTAGTAACTAGACATAATTCTAAAACTtacttataataaaattaaataaaattaaagaaaactaGAATTTAGAGAGAACTATAGTCTCTCACGTGTAAACCATGGTTTTTTTGGTTTTtgacttttcaaacaaacatatCCAGTCACTAACGTATTGGCACATGGCAtcatgaataataataaaaataaaacaataatagcAATCAGGATATGAGGAAACATTTACTCGCCTCTTTTCTCTCCATGATGAATTCCTTTTCTCCGTTATCCATCTTTCAATTCTCCATCAATCTAAACAACTACACGGTTAAAACACAAAAAGAACATAAAAATGGAAACAACAGATTACCAAAAAACATAGCGATGTGTTAGTTGTCGTCACGGTGATCCGTCAAAGAGGAAAGCTTGAGGAGACTTCGCAGTGGAGAATGGCCGACCAAGGTGGCTATGCGAATCGCATCAGGAAGGATGGGCAACATCAGATGTTGTTGTGGTTGTAGGGGTTGTGTCGGAAGCTTCAATTGGAGGTTCTGTCGGCTTCGCGCGAATGGTTTTATGCTGTGTTGGTTGAATCGGTTGTGGAGTTGTTGCGGTTTTAGACGACGGCGATGTGATTGTCATCGGTGTTGTGTGGCTGGGATTTTAATCGGAGGAGGGAGGCACGGCTGCTGCTTGTTCTGTTGTAACATGTGATGCTGTTGATAATTATAGTGAAGGTAGTAATGGTTTTCCcatgttgttgttttttgttgcCAACCAATTGTGTGGACTTGCTGGGATTATTTGATCAAAAGATGGTGGCTTGATCTGTATGAAGTACGGCTATTGTGGAAAATATGTAAGAAACAAAGAAAATGTTTGTTAGAAAAAAAGTTGTGTATACGAATATTTTGGGAAAATATATAGTGTGGTGATCATGCAAGGTTATGTTGAATTTGAGAAAAGATGAAATTGATATTGGTAGGTTTGGAAAATTGTATCATGAAAGTTGTGTacatgaatgaatgaaaaataaataaaaaggttaGTTTTTTTTCTACTGTGAACGGGAGAGAATGAGTGGAAGAGTACAAGGGTGTTAGTTTTTTTTCTACTGTGAACGGGAGAAAATGAGTGGAAGAGTATAAGGGTTCGTTCCCTATAGTGCACAAAAATGTTAGTATTTATAGAATAAATTAGGTTTAAAACATGGGCTTGGACCAGCTAAAATAAATATGGAACAAATTAAAcataatattaaacaaaattaaaataacatctatttttttatttttataaaaatgatttaactagaaataaataacaaaaaaataaaattagtatttatataaaaagaatacttgtttttttgattttatgaatataaacgaaaataaaattaaaactaaagttagaagGAAAAAAGTGGGGAAAAaattagaagtgagattcgaacctaGGACCCTGTatttgcaaaccttacttccttactGACCGGGCTATGTCAATCATTCCAAATGAAATGACATACAAAAATAtatgcaggcaaattttggggtatgacagctgcccctgctcaatcttcttaaacctgaagaggtagattggcttatgtgcctgtcggaatctgaaggtggaagaggattgaacactagaataccctgaaatttgcccttgctgaggtagggacctttgtcggagatgggcttaaagatgccatctggatgttggcAAGGTATTGTCAAAAATGGGTTTAAAGAGGCCATCTGGTTTTGATAATATGAGACTAAGAAGGAGTCGTACGTTAGAGTGTATCTGAGCTCGAAGTATTGAGAGGTGATTGTTGGAGATGAACTTAGatatgccatccaggtgttggcAGAAAGTTATcggggatgggcttgaagatgccatccgatgTAGGCAGAAAGATGtaagagatgggcttaaagatgtcattcGATGTTGGCAGAAAGATgcatgagatgggcttaaagaagCCATCTGATTTTGATAATATGAAGGCCAGAATGAGTCATACCTTAGACTGGATCCAATGTATTGATGAGCGTCAGACTGAATATTCGCATAGATTGTATCTGCCTCTTTCTTTGAATGTtcatcgtgtcagcaccgttcatagtaactgaatcagatcttggaaagatgatcgtgtctacaccgttcgtgatgatagaattagatctttgaatgttcaTCGTGTTAGCACccttcgtagtaactgaattagatcttagagagatgatcgtgtctacaccattcgtgatgatagaattagatctttgaatgttgatcatgtcagcaccgttcgtagtaactgaattagatcttggaaagatgatcgtgtctacaccgttcgtgatgatagaattagatctttaaaTGTTgttcgtgtcagcaccgttcgtagtaactgaattagatcttggaaagatgatcctGTCTACActgtttgtgatgatagaattagatctttgaatgttgattgtgTCAGCGCCATTCGTAgtaattgaattagatcttggaaagattatcgtgtctacactgtttgtgatgatagaattagatctttgaatgttgatcgtgtcagcaccgttcgaagtaactgaattagatcttagagagatgtgtcataccccaaatttgtcctaccctttaacttctaactggcttaggctttgcattcatgtacatacatcacttaggtcataatccatacccatgcattcatatcataggtgctattcaagggctagcaagaaaaagctccgtTGCAAAGAATTTCTGATCAGGGAGTAAGAAGACTGAGGTGTAATCATGTGGTTCAATGTTCAAGGAAGTACTCCTAGACTGGGGTCTCTCTCtgtctcaagtcaaggcattggttgaaggacacaagcttgcaaatcatccggttctctgaatcagggtttctttgaccaaagtcaaccagttgactttctggtcaacgtTCAATCAGGAACggcttctatgtgtgaaaagcttctcgTACTGACTgcgtggatgtgtttgtttgactagatttgactggaagagatttaatcgggaatttcatcaatagtcggaaaaatcagaacaattgacttttgggtcaaaatcagaagaattattcaaatattgacttttggtggaaaatcgggcaagaaaagtcgaagaagggataaaatcgggagtttgacaaaaagttgccaaaaatagaaaaaatgacaaaaatagaaagtttcaacgcttagaaaaattttggcatTGGAAATCtagttgagcagtccacttcaccatcagtttacacggggcaaatgacattttttgggaaaattcccaacatcaaagttgttcctctcatggaggaaaacaactttgtagttggacactttttcatttgaagcttgtatgaagagttaaagtggtgtgaagttgctggaaactcatttgaaccaagtcatattccaggtcacaagtcaggtcatgacctggcattttcacaaacacatggcatgctaAATCTCCAGCCATTTCTTGAGCTCTACAGAAGGgacatgaatgcaaacttggtatcattctcttccttgccatctcctctatccattgaaacaagattgggtacaattggacaaaaattgagtgagatacaagtcCTCAAAGTGGTGCCCCACCCTGACCAACTCTGCAGGCAGCCAAGGCACAAAATGCTGGGCACGCAAGGCATTTCAGCAAACATGTGGTGGGCCAAATCTCAACGCCTCTTTCTTCCTCCTCAAGTCTTCAACTTGAACAAGGTTGATTCTAAGTcactctttgccatgtcctctatctatTGAGCCCAGTATCACCAATTTTGGACATACGTGGGGAAGGTTGCAAGGCCACAAAGTCTCTCCTCTACCTAACTGCATTTCTGCCAAGGTCAAGGCACAAGTTAAAGCCACGCGCTCAAGCATTCAAGTGTTTCGAACCAGCATGTTTGCAAGCCTCTCACTCCATGTACAAACCTCATCTCAAGGACTCTCAAACACCAAAGCTCTTTAATCACATGCCCTCTTCATGATGCACTTGAGTTTGGAATGATTGGTGCTTTATAGTTTGAGATATCAATATTCAAAGTAGAGGCATGAACATGATTTTGGCATTACCATTGTTGCTGCAGCATAGTGTACAAAGCCATCCCACACACCATCACATTGCCATTGCTAACCATGCAAATACTACACAATTCAAAAGCTTGCATGAAACTTACCCCATACACATAACACTTGATGCATTGCCATAAAAGCTTGTTTTGCTGCCATATGAGAAAGTATATTGAACCATGCCACAATTGCTTAagcttgttctttaagtcttcaaACTCCCACATTCAAAAATAAGAAAGTTGCTGCAAGCTATACTCCTAGGCTCCACATTCAAGAAATCATCATCACTTCATAATCACTCACCATATAAATAAAGAGTTGCCTTCACACACTCACACACGATTCATTTTCTCAACACACCTCACTTTCCAAAATCATTCATTCTCTCCTCTCTCCCATTCTCATTTCACACTCTTTTTTTCCTCACTCTCCCTCATTCTCTTTCTCCATTCCTTCCACCACCCACCGCCACCGTAACCAACTTTCCCGGCCACCGTAACAAACTTCTCAGGCCATAACAGTCACCGCTCTTCACCGTAACAAACTCCACACAACCGCCATCCTCCACCACAACAAACCTTCATCTATCATCAACAAGCGCCACTCATCTCTCATCTCTATCATCTCCGTCATTCATCAACCTGCAGTTTCACCATCGTCAAGCTCTTCAAGCGTTCCTCAGCTTCACCAACCGAAAACCGCCGTCTCCTCATCCTTCCTTGAATTTCGAGAAGCAACCGGTAACATTCTTTTGCCTCGCATTCCCGCAAGATTCTTCAGGTATACTTTCAACAACCTTCTGAACATTCATAGCATTTCAATGGCGCATTTCTGTTCCGGCTACTCATTATATCTTGTTCAAGACTGTTGTTCTTTGAAAAGTGGTTTGGTTTGCGTGTAATAATGGTCGTTGGCGTGTTTAAACCGTGTATTGAAACCTTGTGATTGCTTGTGGACGGATTCTTGCATTTAGGTTTAAGTTTCAGCAAGTTCTTGAAATTTAGGAATTGGTAAGGTGACTCGGTTAGAGCATTAGAGCTGTTGTATGCGAAAAGTAATGGCAGATCCGCGACCTGTGTGGAAAACCGAGTTGAATGATGGTTTTGTTCTTCATTTCTGGTGAATTGATTGAAACGGCCGCCGTGGTAAGTGCCGGAGAGGATGACTTGAGCGCCGTCTCCGACGTCAGCTGGTTTCCCGTTTCTCTTTCCGCTCCGCCTACGTGGCGCTTTATGTTTGGCTGGTGATTTCACTATTTTGATGTTTTGGCCTTATTCATATGATTAGCAGATGAGTTGGCACTTCGTGATTGGTTCAGATGCACTTTTGTCCTTTAGTCACTTATTCTTAATGTGACCTATTGATGTTATGTGTAGAGCGCGTCCTTTTCAATTAATGTGCTAGGATAATTTGGCTTGCTCTTGCTGACAGAATGGATAGAGCCTAGGGATGGTTTGGGCCAATGCATGTTTGGGTCGTGCCCTTTACTATTGAGGCGCCTCCAGGTTTACTGATGCATATCCTAAGTAACTTGGGCCCTAGCGCATAATACTGACCACACCCCCAGTTTGGGCCCATTGCGTTTTTAGTTCATTTAGTCTACTGCTGCACCCCCTTTGCtattataaaaacaaatataaaaaattgatttcttttaattcttttgcacattaatccattttttttcttaaataaaaattgacaaaaacatttttcacccaattagactttttagaattttattttctttaattgatttttttaattgttgtttccttGAATTCTGATTGGTTGATAATCCATAAACAAATAGATAGTTATTAGTCTCtaattcaaaaatagtttctCACTTGAATAAAAATGAAGTTGCTTGTAAATAATTCTCTtgaatagtttagattttaaattcttttcttttgtgaatatttgccTTATATTGTGAAATGCTTAAATAGCTCTTCTTCCTTATTTCTATTAGGATAATTCAtaacatagatgtagaaattaagactagttccctttttgcattctttttcttttacaacataaaacactaacaaatacttgaattaaatccctttaaaaaatacaaagaaaacacttaaaaaacattaataaaaaagtgaaaatcattaaaaagggaatggaagcttgaacaccccttgctttagggaatgttcgagtgcttggatctcccttgctttagggtcccattcaggcgtaagttcccaatttctaaaaaacacaaaccaaagagtaactcgagtttcccttgctttagggatttcctcgaaacactcaaactctctctctcttctctcgttttcttaagggcaccgttatttccgctccattgcatcctaggtcgatcccttatgcaagagcgcgaacgttaacgccgcccaactaaaaaacacaaaaataaacaaaagtatggagccgaactacgacgctctgattcctgaaaaggatacgtaggcatcaagtcgcggggcttgaacgaacacacttgtaaataattccttcttttccccgtatttctttttgcattcattcgcatgtagacatagtacacaccctttagatagaaacaaacataggtggataccatcgagtacgatgggcgcggggggtgctagtaccttccccttgcataaccgactcccgtaccttgattctctggtcgcaagaccctgttccttcctttgttaggttttctgatattcctttcccttatgggataaatatattggtggcgactctgttcatttttcgcgagcgtgcgacagctggcgactctgctggggagtacctaagcaagtcgatcctagcctttgtttgttttattttattgggtgtttatttgttttatgtctatatcttgtatatatgtttgcatgtttattttctgcttgcatatcatgtttatttctgcttgcacatcatgcatatggattatattttgtgttccttggggtcttctgttctgttttgcaggtggggggtttgtgtgaggtaaaaggcccactacccaggccaagtgacacataggattagcgtggatgctcatgttgactcccgtggcccttgctacgatcgagttcaacatggggtaccacaactgggcgaggttctttcatggaacactgtgtctggcacccttgctgccacaaacacattgtaccccatgggaactgtagaccctagtgaccattagggaccacctgtccgtgtctagaattcatacccgtgagtttggggtgggacaggatactagccttcatcataccctgatTTCCGTTTTGCAATCTaaagccggaattttgaacctgctACACTCAGTATTATCCAGTTATTCAGAGTtgcgagggacattcagtctctcactacatcacacacatgacacatgacacatcatgctattgcatccacctcacttcattcgtggagaatcctaaagtctatttcaaaaaaagaTGTATATACTCTTtttgcaaaaaagaaaaagaaaaaagaaaaagaaaaaagaaaaagaaaagaaaaagaaaagaaaaagaaaagaaatagtgaaaagactttaggattctcccaatgaaatgcattccgccatatcatttaacatgcatgttcatttattttcaggaacttttggctttgtctccgaccaacacaTGGCCACACCAATGAAGACTGTTAGACGCAACCCCTCTTATTCTTTCCTgaatccgaatctggattcccttgagtgtttagcaaagaagattacgccagatgagtcaaccaatttccgagaaaaatatgggtacattctgagtcttctcaagatgccgttcaccaaGTACGAGCAAGAGGGAGTTCATACTTTGCTTCAGTTCTATAATCCTTCCCTCCGCTGCTTCACGTTCACCGACTACCTCTTGGTTCCTACATTGGAAGAGTATTCCCTATTTCTTGGCATCCCTATAAAGAAGGAAGTGTCATACTATAGCACCATGAAGGCCCCCGATTCCATTGAAattgctaaggctctttatttgagcaagtcggtcgtggaagcaaatctcaccaagaagggaggaggttttggtttttgcatggAGTTTCTGGTTAAAAGGGGTTGTGAGGCTGCTGAAGCAAAGGAATGGGACACATTTAGGGCTATCTTGGCTCTAAGTATATATGGCATCGTGTTGTTCTCAGACGTTCCTAACTCTGTTGACATGAATGCAATTCATATGTTCATCTTGCAGAATCCGGTTCCTACActtttgggggatgtttatcactcCATTCATCACAAGAATGGTCAGAAGGGAGGTAAGGGAGGTCTGGTTAGACTCTGTGCTCCGTTGTTATACCGATGGTTCAGGTCACATCTGCCTGAGCGTGGAGCTTTCGTTGATAGTAGGCACACATCTAAATGGGTTGAAAGGATTATGGGGCTGAGGGCTAAAGATATTGTCTGGTACAATAGCGCTTTAGATGACAGGGAAGTTATTATGAGTTGCGGAAAGTTCAAAAACGTACCTCTCATGGGTCTTAGGGGCGGAATCAACTATAACCCCATCTTGGCCAAAAGAACATTTGGATATGCTTTTATCAGTCCACCTGAGCAAACAGAGATAGCTGAGAACATTTTCTATCATGTGGCCACCGACAATGGGCAGATGGCAGAAGCTGTACAAGCCTGgaagagtatttgttggagagataAGAAACATTTTGGTCAGCGAGACTGTGCTACTTATGAGGATTATACTAAGTGGGTCGAGTCTGTGGTTGCTGTTCAAGGGATGCCTTTCCCTCCTAAGGACCCTTTGTACCCTCCTGCTGGTAAACAACCCAACATTGTCTCCATGCCTCGTTATAATCAAACTGTTGAGCAGAATCggaaattgactgaacaaatggaaacaatgcaagttaagatgaatactgataggcaagagaagctttctgctcttcataagttgaaaatgagagaaatagagcttgaagaattgtATGCTAGAGGAAGTACTTCTCAGAAAAGGCCAAGGGTGACCATAGACCCTAAATTTACTGAAACTCAAGAGAAGAAGCTGAAAGAACATTACGAggcccagttggcagatttgATTGAAAGACTCCAGATTCAGACTAAAGAAGCCAATTCAGAAAGGGCTCGTCGAAAGAAAGCCGACAAACTCTTGTTGGAACGCCAAGGGACCTTAGAAAAATGCTATGAAGAAATCCGAAAGCTGAAGGGTCAAGTAGAAGAAAAAGGTCAAGGTAGTacccaagctcaagaggaagccagATGCTGGGAGTTAAAGAACCGCTACATGGAAACAATGCATTTCAGAAAGGACCTGCTGATTCAGGAGATCATTAAGAGGCCAACCCGTGCTGAGACTAAAAAGctttttgaagaaatgaagacctgaagctataagaacattggagatagccctcttcgtcatttggacatgggagatcctgcTTGGTGTTGACTTTGTTGAAGaatcaccaccagacttgttggatgggattCTTATTTCTATTAATGTATTTGTTGGCTCATgggagcagaatattttgtaTTTCAAGAACTTGGTTGCAGAATTAATCAATTATGTTGACTTATTTTGGTTGTGCTTATCTTGTTTATGCTCCACTATCTTCTCCGTTATCTTGTGTTGTTGGTTTGGGACAAAGCTAAAAAggcttgaaaataataaaacatgcacacatgcacccatgcactcatatcatattgcatttacaggtttttatcagattctaattggggtcccttccaacaCAGATCTCtttcccgacgacgaagctgactttcttacatccttaccgcaccagaaacaacgagaaaagaatcatggatcaatttgaacagaatcaagctgccctccgtagggatatggatgttatgggggaaagaatgacccaacttatggagactctccatgtcgttgtccaaggacaagaagagctcagaaagagcgttgctggaTTGATCAAGGATACTCCTACCAACTCTGCTGATGGGGGAGTAAAAACTaaggagattcctgttgaggggaTAGCAAAGGTAGTagatgaccaccatgaggttattgatcttgaacatgatcttactgctgagttgaccgagactgctaagatgtaccaagctctcgaagaacgccttaaggccgttgaggttgctaaaacttcgagtttcgataCCGCTGCTTTGAGCTTGGTACCTGGAATTGTTATTccaccgaagttcaaggtgccagattttgataagtacaagggagttacttGCCCAGAAACTCACATTCGTTcttactgtcgtaagatggccgctcacgccgagaacgaacctctgcttatgcatttcttccaagacagtctcacaggagccccgttggagtggtatatgaaacttgagagggccaatgtcagtacttggggaggacttgttgatgccttcttgaaacaataccactacaatactgctatggctcctagccgtgcccaactgcaaaatatgtcacaaaagtctgaagaatctttcaaagaatatgcccagaggtggcgtgaacttgctgctcgagttcaacctcctcttcttgaccgagaattgattgatctgtttatgggtactctgaaagggccgtaccttcagcacatggttagtaatacttctccgtccttctcagatgtggtcatcattggtgaacgggttgagaactgtgtaaaagctggtaccattcagggtgttactagtcctagcaactcaagtggtaatggtaagaagccgtattctgggtttgtgaagaagaaagaaggtgaaaccAGTACTGCTTCAGTTGACCAAGGTCGAACTCCAGTATACTCTGTTGTTCCACCTCCTTACTACCCGATGCCATATGTTGTTCCCAATCCGTATGCCCCTCAGGCATACGCTGCTGcatttccacaaccatggatggcaccccaacaacctttcgtaccacaacaacaagttgctgctcctcagaaccgtcaacagaatcctaggcctcaaggtcaaagagctCCACAAAGGCAGAGGTACCCTGATAGGCGTATAGATCCGATTCCGATGCCGTATGCCCAGCTCCTTCCCCAATTACTTGCTGGTCAGTTGGTGCAACTCCGTGAATTGGGCCCTCCGCCTAGTCCTCTTCCTCCAggatatgatgctaatgctcgTTGTGAATTCCATTTAGGCGCTCCAGGCCATACGATTGAAAAGTGTAAAGCGTTAAAATACaaagtccag from Vicia villosa cultivar HV-30 ecotype Madison, WI linkage group LG4, Vvil1.0, whole genome shotgun sequence encodes the following:
- the LOC131597290 gene encoding uncharacterized protein LOC131597290, which codes for MEFLVKRGCEAAEAKEWDTFRAILALSIYGIVLFSDVPNSVDMNAIHMFILQNPVPTLLGDVYHSIHHKNGQKGGKGGLVRLCAPLLYRWFRSHLPERGAFVDSRHTSKWVERIMGLRAKDIVWYNSALDDREVIMSCGKFKNVPLMGLRGGINYNPILAKRTFGYAFISPPEQTEIAENIFYHVATDNGQMAEAVQAWKSICWRDKKHFGQRDCATYEDYTKWVESVVAVQGMPFPPKDPLYPPAELEELYARGSTSQKRPRVTIDPKFTETQEKKLKEHYEAQLADLIERLQIQTKEANSERARRKKADKLLLERQGTLEKCYEEIRKLKGQVEEKGQGSTQAQEEARCWELKNRYMETMHFRKDLLIQEIIKRPTRAETKKLFEEMKT